In Gammaproteobacteria bacterium, the genomic stretch TCGCGCAGTACAAAAAACGCGGTATCATCGCCAATCCGAACTGTTCGACTATTCAAATGCTGGTGGCGCTGAAACCCATTCACGATAAGGTCGGCATTGAGCGTATCAACGTGTGTACTTATCAATCGGTTTCCGGCACCGGCAAGGAAGCGATTGAAGAGTTGGCCGTACAGAGCGCAGCGTTGTTAAGCGGTAAAGAGTCGGCGCCGCATGTCTATCCCAAGCAGATCGCCTTCAACGTGCTGCCGCAGATTGACGTGTTTCAGGACAACGGCTATACCAAGGAAGAAATGAAGATGGTGTGGGAGACACACAAGATCATGGAAGACGAGGGCATACTCGTCAATCCCACCGCGGTGCGCGTGCCGGTGTTTTATAGCCACTCCGAGGCGGTGCACATCGAGACCAAAAAGAAGATCAGCGCCAAACAGGCGCGCGATCTGTTGGAGCATGCCCCCGGCGTGGTGGTCTACGACGAACACAAACCGGGCGGCTACCCCACCGCGGTGACCGAGTCGGCAGGGCATGACCCCGTGTTTGTCGGACGCATCCGCGAGGATATCTCTCATCCGCGCGGATTGGACCTCTGGGTGGTGTCGGACAACGTGCGCAAGGGGGCGGCCCTGAACAGTATCCAAATCGCCGAAATTCTGGTAAAAGACTATTTATAGACTATATACTTAGCCGATATAAATAAAGGTGATTCGAGATATCATTGCCTATCTTACTTGTCCCAGAAGCAGGATACCCAGCGACTATGGCTGGCAAGGGGTGTACACATGATCCGTAGAATGTTTGTGATGACGCTGCTGGCGATGCCCATGAGTGTTTTGGCTCTGGGGCTGGGGGATATCAATGTGCGCTCCGGGCTGAATCAGCCCTTAGAGGCCGAGATCCCACTGCTGTCGGTGGCTAGCGACGAGATTGATACCCTGAATGTAGGGCTCGCTTCGCCCGAGGCGTTTGAGCAGGCCGGGGTGGAGCGCCCCTTCCACCTCACGCAGTTGCGCTTTAAGGTCGAGCAAAAGGGCGGTAAGCCTTATATACACGCATACAGTCAGGAGCCCATCAAGGAACCTTATCTACAGTATCTGCTTGAGGTGAATTGGCGGGGCGGACGCCTGGTGAAAGAGTTCACCGTCCTGCTGGATCCTCCCACGCTGGCCGAGATTGCTCCGCCTCCCATCCGGGCGCCCAAGGCGGCAGTGGCGACTCCCGCGCCAGTCACGCCGGCTGAACCGGCGCCGAGCCCAGTGCAGGAAGCGCCCATCGAGATAAGCCCTCCGGCTGCGGTAGCTCCAGAATCAACTATCCCGCCTGTGAGCGGGTCGCGAGCGAGCGAACCGCGCGAGGACTACACCGTCAAGCCGGGTGAAACGCTGTGGTCCATCGCCCAAAGGCTGAAACCGGATGATACGGTCAGCGCCCAGCAGATCATGCTGGCCATCTTAAAGCAAAATCCTGACGCCTTTTTGAATAAGAACGTCAACACCCTCAAGGCCCACGCCGTACTGACTATCCCGGATTTCGACGCGATCATCGCCCTGACCAAGGATGAGGCGAAGGGCATCGTCAAGGAACATAACGCGGGTTGGAGGAGCTCGAATCAAAAGCCCGCCGCGGCTGAGGCTAAACCCGCCGAGCCGCAGATTGAATCTGCGCCGCAGCAAGAGTCGGGGGCCAAATTAAAGCTGGTCGCGCCGGCGGAGGAGGTCAAGCCAGCCCCGCCGGCCGCGGTTGCGGGGACGCCTGCAAACGGTTCTCCCAGCCCGCCCGCTGCGACGTCTACGCAGCCGCCCGCTACAGCAACCACGGCAAGCCCATCCGCCACTGTCTCCACTCCGCCTCCGTCCGCAGCAACGCCTAATGCGGCCTCTACGACCGATACCACCGCCATGCAGGCCGCTGAGTTGGACAGGGTACACAAAGAGCTTACGCTCGCGAACGAAGCGGTGGAGGCCAGGCGCCAGGAGAATGACGAGTTGCGCTCACGGCTCGCGGCGCTTGAAGAACAGACCGCCTCTACTCAGCGGCTGATTAAACTCAAGGACGAGGAACTCGCCACCCTGCAGGCCAAGATGAAGGAGATCGAGCAGGGCCGGCAATCCTCGGCAACGAAGACCGCCGCAAATGCGGGTTCCGGAGCGGAAAAGCCGCAGCTCGCCGCGGATGCCGCCGGCGAGTCCAGCCTGGAGGCGATGTGGTCGGCCCTGATCGGCAATCCCCTGGGTCAAGGCATGGTGGCGGCGGTGGGTTTGTTGCTCGTGAGCATGCTCTGGCTCATCAAACGGCGTCACGAAGCGAATACCTTCGTAGCCGAGGAGAGGGTCGAGCCCAGGGTCGCGGCTCAGACCTTTACTACTGAGGCGCCGGCCTTGGCTGTCATAGCGCCTGCTCCAGAGGTGACTGATCCGCTTGACGAGGCCGAAGCGTATATCCACCATCAGCGTTATGCTGAAGCGGAGACCGTGCTGAGGCAAGCCATCGCCAACGAACCGGAGCGCAATGAACTCCGTCTCAAATTGCTCGAAGTGTATTCCCGCACTAAAGATGTCGAGGCATTTACCTCGCAGGCGCGAGATCTGCACGACCACTTACGCGGCCATGACGGGCCTTTGTGGGACAAGGTCTTGGCCATGGGCAAGGAACTCGATCCCAACGAGCCCTTGTTCGGCGGTCAGACCCCGGTGGTAACCAGTATGGCGGGCGCTACCGGCTTTGCCGCCAATGAAACGCTGGAGGTCCCGCCGTCTCCCCCTCCTGCCGTGGAGACCGGCGGCTCCTGGCTCGACCGCGAACATACCGGCCACGTCATCGAGTTCGATCAGACCTCCCTAACCCCGCCCGCGGTGGAGCAGGCCGCCTCGGCCGCCAGCCAGCCCGAACCGAACCTTCTGGAGGGTTCGCCGGCGCAAACCGAAGCCAGTCCACTCCAGCCTTTTGAACCGCAACCCAGCTCAGAACAGACCCCGACGTGGTCTTTCGATACCGCTCAGGACAAGGGCCGGGACTATCCGCTCGATCTCGATCTGGAGAAGGAGGCCGAGAGATTGGCCGATGCCGGCGCCGAGTCGGCCCCGCTTCCAGACGTAGACAGGCCTTCTTATCTCGAATCCGATGATCTCACGGCGGAGGACGAGGTGGCGACCAAGCTCGATCTCGCGCGTGCCTATATGGATATGGGCGATCCCGACGGCGCGCAAGGCATCCTGGATGAGGTCATGAAAGAGGGTAACGAGCCTCAACGTCGAGAGGCCGAGGAATTGCTCCGCAAGATCGGCTAGCCGGCCATGCATCCGGTAATACGCCTCATTGGGTTCATGGTGTTAGGGGCTGGGCTGATGGCAGGCGGAGTGAAAGAAATAGCGGTGCTTGCGTTGCTGGTGGCGGCGCTCTATCTCGGTAGCCGCACTTCACCCGCCGGCGCCTGGCCACTGCTGCGGCGCGCACGCTGGCTGTTCCTTTCCTTGTTGATCCTCTACTTTTGGTTTTCCCCCGGACGAGCGGTGTTACCGTATTACGGCATGCCCACCGTAGAAGGCGTCGAGGACGGCGCACTCCGCATCGCCGCGTTAATCCTGCTCGTCTTCGCGGTGCATCTGCTGTTGCAGACCACAGGGCGCGCGCAATGGGTGGCGGCGCTATGCTGGTTAGCCAAGCCCCTCAATATCTTCAGCGGCGCCGGCGACCGCTTCGCGGTACGTGCGGTGCTGACGTTGGAGACCGTCACTCACGCCCGGCGTATATTTATCCAAGAACGCTTAAAAGAAGAAAGGTCTTCGCGCTGGCGGCGCATCACGGATACCGCCGGAACGCTTTTCCAAACGGCCGTCGCCCGGGCCGAGTCCATGACGGCGCAGGTCATTGTGCTGCCGGAGAGTTATCACCCGCCACTGTATCAATGGCTCTACCCCCTCGCGCTGGCTTTCGTGATTTGGAGGATGGGGTAGAAGACCCTTCGCCCTCGAGCCGCTATGCAGCAATGGGATGAATTCATGCTAGGGCGCGATGCGGATCCGATAGAGGTCAGCACCAGCGCAGACCAGCGCAACGCTGCACTTTCCTCAATCAATCAGAGCAAGCGTGCTCTTACTATCTACAGCCGCGATCTCGACCACGCCGTGTATGACAACCCCGAATTGGTTGAAGCAGTCCGGCAGTTGGCCATCCGCAGCCGGGTTTCGGAGATCAAGATCCTGGTGCAGAATTCGGAGCGCATCGTGCAACAAGGGCATCGTCTCATCGAACTCAGCCGCCGCCTGGAGAGTCTAATCAAGATTCGTAAAGTTACTGAAGAATACCACCACTACAACGGCTCTTTTCTAGTGGTGGACCGGCGTGGGGTAATACATAACAAGACCGGCGAGAGTTACCGCGCGATTGTGAATTTCAATGCGCCGTCAGAGGCCGCCCTGCTGCTGAATTTTTTTGATGAGGTCTGGGAGCGCAGCGAGCCGGATCCGGAACTGCGCGCGTTGGGCGTATGACTTCTAATGTTGAACCGCCAAGACGCCAAGAACGCCAAGATTTTTACTTACAATTCAAGCTTTTTTTGGTGACCTTGGCGTCTTGGCGGTTGGCGATATATCTTCCAGAGCTTCCTTATGAGAATCGCCCTCGGAGTGGAATACGACGGTACGGATTTCTGCGGCTGGCAGGTGCAAGAGGGTGTCCGCACTGTGCAGGCGTGTATAGAGCAGGCTCTTGCCAAGGTCGCCGATCATCCTGTGCGCGTGATCTGCGCGGGACGCACCGACACGGGTGTGCATGCGCTGGGCCAGGTAATCCATTTTGATAGCGAGGCCGTGCGCAACGAACGCGGATGGGTGTTCGGCGCGAATACCCATCTCCCCAAGGATTGCAGCGTGATCTGGGCACGTGTAGTGAGCGATGATTTTCATGCGCGTTATTCGGCGGTCTCCCGTTACTACCGTTACGTGATTTTCAACAGGACGGTGCGCTCCGGCGTCTTTGCAAATAGGGTGAGCTGGTGTTATCGGCCGCTCGACGAAGGCCGCATGAGTGAGGCCGCGCGCTATTTGATCGGCGAACATGATTTTTCCTCCTATCGCGCAGTGGCCTGTCAGGCGAAACATGCGGTGCGCACGGTTCACCGGCTGGACGTTGCCCGCCACGGGGAGAGGGTCGTCATTGACATTGTCGCCAATGCCTTCCTGCATCACATGGTGCGCAACATCGCCGGTGTGCTGATGACGATAGGGAGCGGTGAGCGCGAACCGGTTTGGGCAAAAGAGGTGCTGGAGGCGCGTGATCGCACGCTGGGCGGCGTCACCGCGCCGCCCCAGGGGTTGACCCTGATGGCTGTTGAATACCCTGAAACCTTTGCCCTGCCCGCGCCCGGCGCAGAACCGTTTTTTTGAGTTAGAATAATCTATAATAGTGGCGTTTTCTTCCCCTTTCTCTTGTATCTTGCACTTTTCTCTGCCTTATTATGCGTACACGGGTTAAAATCTGTGGCATTACCCGACCTCAAGATGCCCTTGAGGCCGCGAGGCTGGGCGCCGATGCGATCGGCTTGGTGTTTTATCCGTCCAGCCCGCGCGCGGTAACCGTGGAGCAGGCGCGGGCCATCGTCGCCGCGATGCCGCCTTTTGTCACGGTGGTGGGCCTGTTCGTGGACGCCAAGCCCGCAGAAATTTCCGCAGTCCTGGATGCAGTGCGTCTCGATACGCTGCAATTTCACGGTAATGAAAAGGCGGCCGAATGCGGTCGCTATGGCAGGCCTTATATTAAGGCCCTGAGGATGCGCCAAGGGGTGGATGTAGCCGCTTACGCGCGCGACCATGCCGGCAGTGCCGCGCTGTTATTGGATGCTCATGTCGAAGGGGTCCCAGGCGGTACGGGCCTGACATTTGACTGGTCGCTGACGCCGGCCGGTTTGGATAAACCGCTGATCCTGGCCGGCGGGCTCAACCCCGAAAATGTGGCGGATGCGATACGCAGGGTGTGGCCCTACGCCGTGGATGTGAGCGGCGGCGTGGAATCTGAAAAGGGCATTAAGGATCATCGAAAGATGGCGAAATTTATCAACGAGGTCAACCATGTCAGCATCTCCTAAATCCATGCAAAGCGCGCCTTTCGGATCATTACCGGACGCCAACGGGCATTTCGGCCCCTACGGCGGACGCTTTGTGGCCGAGACGCTGATGCAGCCGCTCGAAGAGTTGCGACTAGCCTATGAACGTTACAAAAACGACCCTGATTTCATCGCAGAATTTGAAAATGATTTAAAAAACTACGTAGGCCGGCCTTCGCCGCTGTATTTCGCCGAACGTTGGAGCCGGCAACTGGGCGGAGCGCGCATTTATCTCAAGCGCGAGGATTTGAATCACACCGGCGCGCACAAGATCAACAACACCATCGGCCAGGCGCTGCTCGCCAAGCGCATGGGGAAGACGCGCATCATCGCCGAGACCGGGGCGGGGCAGCATGGCGTCGCCACCGCCACGGTGGCCGCGCGGCTGGGTTTGGAGTGCGTGGTGTACATGGGCAGCGAAGATATCAAACGCCAGGCGATCAACGTCTTTCGCATGAAGCTGCTGGGCGCCACCGTGGCGCCGGTCGAATCGGGTTCTAAAACCCTGAAAGACGCACTCAACGAGGCGATGCGCGATTGGGTGACCAACGTGGACAACACCTTTTACATCATCGGCACCGTGGCCGGGCCGCATCCCTATCCGATGCTGGTGCGTGATTTCCAGTCCGTGATCGGCCGCGAGGCGCGCGCGCAGATTCTGGAACAGGAAGGCAGGCTGCCTGATGCGCTGGTCGCCTGCGTGGGCGGCGGTTCCAACGCCATCGGATTGTTCTATTCATTTTTGGAAGATGTGAACGTCAAACTCTACGGCGTCGAGGCAGCGGGCGAGGGTCTCGAAACGGGTCATCATGCGGCGACGCTGTGCAAGGGCCGCCCCGGCGTGCTGCACGGCAATCGTACTTATCTTATCGAAGACGACGACGGCCAGATCATCGAGACGCATTCGATTTCCGCCGGTCTCGATTATCCCGGCGTCGGCCCGGAGCATGCGTGGCTGAAGGACAGCGGACGCGCGAACTATGTCGCCATCACCGACGACGAGGCGCTCCAGGCATTCCATGATCTGACCAGAATAGAAGGCATCATGCCCGCGCTGGAATCGTCCCATGCGCTCGCCTATGCCGCCAAGCTCGCGCCCACCATGAAAAATGACCAGATTATCATCGTCAATCTGTCCGGCCGCGGCGATAAAGACATCCACACCGTGGCGGCGCGCGAGGGCATTAAGGTATGAACAGCGCCCCGCGCGAGAAAGTCAGGGTCCAGCCTGAACAAGCGGGCAATCGCATCACGCACTGCTTTGACCGGTTGCGCGCGCAAGGGCGCAAGGCGCTGATCCCGTTTATCACCGCCGGCGATCCGAGTCCGGAAGTGACCGTGCCGTTGCTGCGCGCGATGGTAAGCGCGGGTGCGGACATCATCGAATTGGGTGTGCCGTTTTCCGATCCGATGGCCGACGGCCCGGTGATTCAGCGCGCCAGCGAACGTGCGCTTAAACATCACATGAGCCTGCGCCACACGCTCGATTTGGTGCGTGAATTTCGTATCAACGATAACGTCACCCCCATCGTACTCATGGGCTATCTCAATCCCATTGAGGTCATGGGTTACGATACCTTCGCGCATGCCGCGCGAGAAGCCGGCGTGGATGGCGCGCTTACCGTAGACATGCCGCCCGAAGAGGCGCAGGATTTGATCCACGCGCTGCGCGCGCAGGGTATCGCGCCCATCTTCCTGCTTGCACCCACCAGCACGCCGGAGCGCATTGTAAAGATCAGTGCGCTGGCGCAGGGCTATCTCTATTACGTTTCGTTAAAAGGCGTGACCGGCGCGGCGACGCTCGATGTCGAGGACGTCGGGCGCAAGCTTATAGATATCCGGGCGATCACCTCGTTGCCGCTCGGCGTAGGCTTCGGCATCAAGGACGCCGCCTCCGCCGCGAGCATCGCCGAACTCGCCGACGCCGTCATTGTGGGCAGCGCGCTGGTCCAGAAAATCGAGGCGCTCATCGCACAACCCGGCCAGATCCTCTCCGAAATACCCGCGCTGTTGAAAGAGATGCGCGCGGCGATGGACAAGGCGACTTCCGACGCACAAGGAAGAGCGCTAGCGAAGGATCCTGCTAGTGTCGTGGGAGGCAGGATGCCGGGAGCGACCGGCGCCGCCACGCCATGAGCTGGTTTGAAAAATTACTGCCCAGCAGCATCCGCACCCAGGGCAACGGCGTCAAGAAGGCCGTCCCGGAGGGGCTGTGGACCAAGTGCGCGGGCTGTAGTGCGGTGCTGTACCGCGCGGAGCTGGAGCGCAATCTCGACGTATGTCCGAAATGCGGTCATCACATGCGCATCGGCGCGCGGCTCCGTTTGGACAGTTTCCTCGATCCGGAACCGCGCACCGAGCTTGCCGCCGACCTGGCGCCGCTAGATCCCCTTAAATTCCGCGACAGCAAGCGTTACAAGGATCGTCTCCTCCAGGCGCAGCGCGCTACGCAGGAAAAGGACGCCCTGGTGGTGATGCGCGGACAACTCAAGGACATGCCTTTGGTGGCCTGCGCCTTTGAGTTTCGTTTCATGGGCGGCTCGATGGGCTCGGTGGTCGGCGAGCGCTTTGTGCGCGGCGTAAACGTCTGCGTGGAGGAGAAGGTGCCGCTGGTGTGCTTCGCGGCAAGCGGCGGCGCGCGCATGCAGGAAGGGCTGCTTTCGCTGATGCAGATGGCGAAGACGAGCGCGGCGCTGGCGCAGATGAGCCGGCGCGGCATCCCCTTCATCTCGGTGCTCACCGATCCCACCATGGGCGGCGTGTCGGCGAGTCTCGCCATGCTGGGTGATATCAACATCGCCGAGCCCAAGGCCCTGATTGGTTTCGCCGGCCCACGGGTGATCGAACAGACCGTGCGTCAGACGCTCCCCGAGGGATTTCAGCGCAGCGAATTTTTACTCGAGCACGGGGTGGTGGACATGATCGTTGACCGGCGTGAGATGCGCGACCGGATTGCGAAATTGCTTGCCTTGCTTACGCATCAAAACTAGGTAAAAGATACAAGGTACAAGATACAAGCAATTAAGGGCTGCTCTTTTTTTCTTGTGTCTTGTATCTTTTCCCTGTCCCCTGTATTTATGCGCTTTACTACACTCGCCGACTGGTTGTCCTGGCAAGAGACCTTACACCCCAAAAAGATAGATCCGGGCCTGGAGCGCTCGGGCGAGGTGTTGCGCCGTATGGGCCTGAAGCCTCAGGCGTATACGGTCATCACCGTCGGCGGCACCAACGGCAAGGGTTCCAGTGTGGCGATGCTGGAGGCCGTCTTGTTGGCGGCGGGTTACCGGGTGGGCGCTTACAGCTCGCCGCATTTGCTGCGTTACAATGAACGCATTCGTGTTAACGGCATAGAGGCCACCGATGACGAACTGTGCGCCGCCTTTGCCCGAATAGACGAGGCGCGCGGCGGGATCTCGCTCAGTTATTTTGAATTCGGTACGCTGGCTGCTTTTGACATTTTTCACCGGGCGGAACTCGATGTGGCCATACTGGAGGTGGGAATGGGCGGCCGGCTCGACGTGGTCAATCTGTTCGATGCCGACGCCGCGTTGGTGACCACCATCGGATTGGATCACATGGAGTGGCTGGGCCCGGACCGCGAGAGCATCGCCGCTGAGAAGGCCCGAATCTTTCGCCCAGGACGTCCGGCTATCTATGGTGAAGCCGATCCGCCGCAGAGTCTTGTTGCTCATGCCAAAGAGATTGCCGCGCCGCTCTATTGTTTCAAGCGCGACTTTGATTATAAAACTCAGGGTCAAGACTGGTCGTGGTGGGGGCCGGGCCGTGTCATCGAAGCGCTGCCGATACCGGGATTGCAAGGTGGTTTTCAACTCCAAAATGCCGCAGCCGTGCTGATGACCCTGGAGACACTTGCGACGCACAGGGACGTGCTAGTGTCGCGGGAGGCAGGACACCGGGAGCGACCAGCGCAGTTGTCTGTGTCCGGGCACGACATTAAGCAAGGGCTCAGCACAGTGAACTTGCCGGGGCGTTTCCAGGTCTCAACGGGCACAGACATGGTCACGCGCATCTTCGACGTGGCGCACAATCCTCACGCCGCCGCCGCGCTCGCCCGGACCTTGCGCGAGCAGCCGTGCGCGGGCCGCACCCTGGCGGTGTTCAGTATGCTGGCCGATAAAGATATCGCAAGCGTGGTGCGGGAGATGCGCGATGTGGTGGATGCCTGGTATGCAGCGAGCCTCTCCGTGGAGCGCGGGAGCTCGGCTGAGCGGGTGGCGCAACACGTGCGGGATGTCATCCCCGAGGCCGAGGTATACAGCAGCCATGAGACGGTGGAACAGGCCTATCACGCCGCGTTGCTTGCGGCGGGGGCGCAAGACCGGATAGTGGTGTTTGGTTCGTTTTATACTGTCGCCGAGGCGCTGCGTCAGGACTATAATAAGTAACGGCTTGCAGACCATGAGATCAAGATATGGAAGGGAATAAATTGAAGCAGCGCCTGGTGGGCGCGACGGTGCTGGTCGTTCTGGCGATAATCCTTATTCCCATGTTGTTGACGGGGGGGAAGGAAGACGATAGCAGCGTTGCCACTATACCGCCCAAACTGGATACCGGCTTCAGCTCCAGGATCACACCGTTGGAACCCGCCCCTGCTCCACCGAAACCTGCCGTCATTGATAGCACGCCGTTGCCCGTGCCTGCTCCGTCTGCGGACAACTCTGCAGCGCCCGCCAGTGTGTCCCCGCAGATGAGTGAGAAGGCGCCGGGGGCCATCGCTACAGCGCCATCGGCAGATAAAACGGACACCCAGTCGGCCGCTAAATCCGACGACGTACAGGGACGTACTAGTGTCGCGGGAGGCAGGATGCCGGGAGCGACGTCACCCAAGCCGGATACCCTGCCCCAATCCGATAAACCGGTGACCGATAAGCCGGTAGCCGACAAGTCACCCACAGATAAACCCAAGGCCGGTAAACCGGCTCCCAGCAAGCCGCTCGCTTCTGCGGCGCCAGCGGCAACCGCACCCTCCAATGAACGCATGAATATCACCGCCTGGATTATCCAGCTGGGCAGTTTCAGCAGCGAGCAGAACGCCCTGGCGCTGCGCGATCAATTGCGCGCCAAGGGCTATACGGCCTTCGTCGAGAAGATCAAGAGCGGCGACAGCCAGTTGTTCCGGGTGCGCGTGGGCCCCGAGCTGGAGCGCGCCCGCGCCGATGCCCTACGCGACAAGTTGGAAAAGGAAACCAAACAAAAGGGTATCGTTGAGCGCTATCCCTCCCCATGATCCTGCGGCCGAAGGCCGCACTGCTTTCCTGCGCGGTTTTTGTTTGACCGTTGCAGTGTTATAATCACAGTTTGATTTGATGCGCCGGCAAAGGCCGCCATGACCTGGGTTGATTATGCCATTATCGGGATTATTGCCCTCTCCGCGCTGATCGGCCTGCTACGCGGCTTTGTGCGAGAGGCCCTGTCGCTCACCGCATGGGTGGTCGCCATTTGGGTCGCCGTGGAATTTAGCGGCCGGCTCGCGCCGGTGTTGACGCAATAC encodes the following:
- the trpB gene encoding tryptophan synthase subunit beta, whose product is MQSAPFGSLPDANGHFGPYGGRFVAETLMQPLEELRLAYERYKNDPDFIAEFENDLKNYVGRPSPLYFAERWSRQLGGARIYLKREDLNHTGAHKINNTIGQALLAKRMGKTRIIAETGAGQHGVATATVAARLGLECVVYMGSEDIKRQAINVFRMKLLGATVAPVESGSKTLKDALNEAMRDWVTNVDNTFYIIGTVAGPHPYPMLVRDFQSVIGREARAQILEQEGRLPDALVACVGGGSNAIGLFYSFLEDVNVKLYGVEAAGEGLETGHHAATLCKGRPGVLHGNRTYLIEDDDGQIIETHSISAGLDYPGVGPEHAWLKDSGRANYVAITDDEALQAFHDLTRIEGIMPALESSHALAYAAKLAPTMKNDQIIIVNLSGRGDKDIHTVAAREGIKV
- a CDS encoding acetyl-CoA carboxylase carboxyltransferase subunit beta, producing the protein MSWFEKLLPSSIRTQGNGVKKAVPEGLWTKCAGCSAVLYRAELERNLDVCPKCGHHMRIGARLRLDSFLDPEPRTELAADLAPLDPLKFRDSKRYKDRLLQAQRATQEKDALVVMRGQLKDMPLVACAFEFRFMGGSMGSVVGERFVRGVNVCVEEKVPLVCFAASGGARMQEGLLSLMQMAKTSAALAQMSRRGIPFISVLTDPTMGGVSASLAMLGDINIAEPKALIGFAGPRVIEQTVRQTLPEGFQRSEFLLEHGVVDMIVDRREMRDRIAKLLALLTHQN
- a CDS encoding phosphoribosylanthranilate isomerase → MMRTRVKICGITRPQDALEAARLGADAIGLVFYPSSPRAVTVEQARAIVAAMPPFVTVVGLFVDAKPAEISAVLDAVRLDTLQFHGNEKAAECGRYGRPYIKALRMRQGVDVAAYARDHAGSAALLLDAHVEGVPGGTGLTFDWSLTPAGLDKPLILAGGLNPENVADAIRRVWPYAVDVSGGVESEKGIKDHRKMAKFINEVNHVSIS
- the truA gene encoding tRNA pseudouridine(38-40) synthase TruA is translated as MRIALGVEYDGTDFCGWQVQEGVRTVQACIEQALAKVADHPVRVICAGRTDTGVHALGQVIHFDSEAVRNERGWVFGANTHLPKDCSVIWARVVSDDFHARYSAVSRYYRYVIFNRTVRSGVFANRVSWCYRPLDEGRMSEAARYLIGEHDFSSYRAVACQAKHAVRTVHRLDVARHGERVVIDIVANAFLHHMVRNIAGVLMTIGSGEREPVWAKEVLEARDRTLGGVTAPPQGLTLMAVEYPETFALPAPGAEPFF
- a CDS encoding aspartate-semialdehyde dehydrogenase, with the translated sequence MSKLFDVAVVGATGAVGETMIEILEERDFPVRNLYPLASSRSAGTLVQFKGKHYKVEDLASFDFSKVQIGLFSAGAEVSAIYAPKAAAAGCVVIDNTSQFRYDNDIPLVVPEVNPHAIAQYKKRGIIANPNCSTIQMLVALKPIHDKVGIERINVCTYQSVSGTGKEAIEELAVQSAALLSGKESAPHVYPKQIAFNVLPQIDVFQDNGYTKEEMKMVWETHKIMEDEGILVNPTAVRVPVFYSHSEAVHIETKKKISAKQARDLLEHAPGVVVYDEHKPGGYPTAVTESAGHDPVFVGRIREDISHPRGLDLWVVSDNVRKGAALNSIQIAEILVKDYL
- a CDS encoding tryptophan synthase subunit alpha; the encoded protein is MNSAPREKVRVQPEQAGNRITHCFDRLRAQGRKALIPFITAGDPSPEVTVPLLRAMVSAGADIIELGVPFSDPMADGPVIQRASERALKHHMSLRHTLDLVREFRINDNVTPIVLMGYLNPIEVMGYDTFAHAAREAGVDGALTVDMPPEEAQDLIHALRAQGIAPIFLLAPTSTPERIVKISALAQGYLYYVSLKGVTGAATLDVEDVGRKLIDIRAITSLPLGVGFGIKDAASAASIAELADAVIVGSALVQKIEALIAQPGQILSEIPALLKEMRAAMDKATSDAQGRALAKDPASVVGGRMPGATGAATP
- a CDS encoding SPOR domain-containing protein, whose translation is MEGNKLKQRLVGATVLVVLAIILIPMLLTGGKEDDSSVATIPPKLDTGFSSRITPLEPAPAPPKPAVIDSTPLPVPAPSADNSAAPASVSPQMSEKAPGAIATAPSADKTDTQSAAKSDDVQGRTSVAGGRMPGATSPKPDTLPQSDKPVTDKPVADKSPTDKPKAGKPAPSKPLASAAPAATAPSNERMNITAWIIQLGSFSSEQNALALRDQLRAKGYTAFVEKIKSGDSQLFRVRVGPELERARADALRDKLEKETKQKGIVERYPSP
- the folC gene encoding bifunctional tetrahydrofolate synthase/dihydrofolate synthase gives rise to the protein MRFTTLADWLSWQETLHPKKIDPGLERSGEVLRRMGLKPQAYTVITVGGTNGKGSSVAMLEAVLLAAGYRVGAYSSPHLLRYNERIRVNGIEATDDELCAAFARIDEARGGISLSYFEFGTLAAFDIFHRAELDVAILEVGMGGRLDVVNLFDADAALVTTIGLDHMEWLGPDRESIAAEKARIFRPGRPAIYGEADPPQSLVAHAKEIAAPLYCFKRDFDYKTQGQDWSWWGPGRVIEALPIPGLQGGFQLQNAAAVLMTLETLATHRDVLVSREAGHRERPAQLSVSGHDIKQGLSTVNLPGRFQVSTGTDMVTRIFDVAHNPHAAAALARTLREQPCAGRTLAVFSMLADKDIASVVREMRDVVDAWYAASLSVERGSSAERVAQHVRDVIPEAEVYSSHETVEQAYHAALLAAGAQDRIVVFGSFYTVAEALRQDYNK
- a CDS encoding FimV family protein, which encodes MIRRMFVMTLLAMPMSVLALGLGDINVRSGLNQPLEAEIPLLSVASDEIDTLNVGLASPEAFEQAGVERPFHLTQLRFKVEQKGGKPYIHAYSQEPIKEPYLQYLLEVNWRGGRLVKEFTVLLDPPTLAEIAPPPIRAPKAAVATPAPVTPAEPAPSPVQEAPIEISPPAAVAPESTIPPVSGSRASEPREDYTVKPGETLWSIAQRLKPDDTVSAQQIMLAILKQNPDAFLNKNVNTLKAHAVLTIPDFDAIIALTKDEAKGIVKEHNAGWRSSNQKPAAAEAKPAEPQIESAPQQESGAKLKLVAPAEEVKPAPPAAVAGTPANGSPSPPAATSTQPPATATTASPSATVSTPPPSAATPNAASTTDTTAMQAAELDRVHKELTLANEAVEARRQENDELRSRLAALEEQTASTQRLIKLKDEELATLQAKMKEIEQGRQSSATKTAANAGSGAEKPQLAADAAGESSLEAMWSALIGNPLGQGMVAAVGLLLVSMLWLIKRRHEANTFVAEERVEPRVAAQTFTTEAPALAVIAPAPEVTDPLDEAEAYIHHQRYAEAETVLRQAIANEPERNELRLKLLEVYSRTKDVEAFTSQARDLHDHLRGHDGPLWDKVLAMGKELDPNEPLFGGQTPVVTSMAGATGFAANETLEVPPSPPPAVETGGSWLDREHTGHVIEFDQTSLTPPAVEQAASAASQPEPNLLEGSPAQTEASPLQPFEPQPSSEQTPTWSFDTAQDKGRDYPLDLDLEKEAERLADAGAESAPLPDVDRPSYLESDDLTAEDEVATKLDLARAYMDMGDPDGAQGILDEVMKEGNEPQRREAEELLRKIG